A genome region from Corynebacterium uberis includes the following:
- the purF gene encoding amidophosphoribosyltransferase, which yields MLPVASRNLFCTPPTTTPAPAEPARLDDRGETKPREECGVFGVWAPGEEVAKLTYFGLFALQHRGQEAAGIAVGDGERIIVYKDMGLVSQIFDEDLLGAFEGDVAIGHTRYSTAGGTDWNNVQPMFRTTPNGVDIALDHNGNLVNFQQLRDEALELGVLDADSASDTNVLTSLLAHNVNDDTSVFAAAAELLPRVHGAFCLTFTDGKTLYAARDPFGVRPLALGRLDRGWVVASETCALDIVGASFVREIEPGEMVAIDAAGVRSERFAPTNHKGCVFEYVYLARPDSVIRGRTVNAARVEIGRRLAREFPTDGDLVMPVPESGTPAAVGYARESGIPFGQGLVKNSYVGRTFIQPSQTLRQLGIRLKLNPLREVIAGKRLIVVDDSIVRGNTQRALIRMLREAGAAEVHVRIASPPVKWPCFYGIDFASPGELIANSGDSADDADIANHICTAIGADSLAFVSVEQMIEATEQRPEQLCAACFDGNYPLGLPAGNSNAELVAQLQATPADR from the coding sequence ATGTTGCCCGTGGCATCCAGGAACCTGTTCTGCACACCACCGACTACCACTCCCGCTCCCGCCGAACCTGCGCGTCTTGATGACCGCGGCGAGACGAAACCGCGGGAGGAATGCGGCGTATTCGGAGTGTGGGCTCCGGGCGAGGAGGTGGCCAAACTTACCTACTTTGGGCTGTTCGCCTTGCAGCACCGCGGCCAGGAGGCGGCGGGCATCGCGGTCGGCGACGGCGAGCGCATCATCGTCTACAAGGACATGGGGCTCGTCTCCCAAATCTTCGACGAGGACCTGCTGGGCGCCTTCGAAGGCGACGTGGCTATTGGCCACACCCGCTATTCCACCGCCGGCGGCACCGACTGGAACAACGTCCAGCCCATGTTCCGCACCACCCCCAACGGCGTGGACATCGCCCTGGACCACAATGGCAACCTGGTCAACTTCCAGCAGCTGCGCGACGAGGCCCTGGAACTCGGCGTCCTGGACGCCGACTCCGCCTCAGACACCAACGTGCTCACCAGCCTGCTCGCCCACAACGTCAACGATGACACCTCCGTGTTCGCCGCCGCCGCCGAACTGCTGCCCCGCGTCCACGGCGCGTTCTGCCTGACGTTCACGGACGGCAAGACCCTCTACGCCGCGCGCGATCCCTTCGGGGTGCGGCCCCTGGCGCTGGGGCGGCTCGACCGCGGCTGGGTGGTTGCCTCTGAAACGTGTGCCCTGGACATCGTCGGCGCGTCCTTTGTTCGGGAAATCGAGCCCGGCGAGATGGTGGCTATCGACGCCGCCGGCGTGCGCTCCGAGCGCTTCGCCCCCACCAACCACAAGGGCTGCGTCTTCGAATACGTCTACCTCGCCCGCCCCGACTCGGTCATCCGCGGGCGCACCGTCAATGCCGCCCGCGTAGAAATTGGGCGCCGACTAGCCCGCGAGTTCCCCACAGACGGCGACCTTGTCATGCCGGTTCCCGAGTCCGGCACCCCGGCCGCCGTGGGCTACGCCCGCGAGTCCGGTATTCCCTTCGGCCAGGGCCTAGTAAAGAACTCCTATGTGGGCCGCACCTTCATCCAGCCCTCCCAGACGCTGCGCCAGCTGGGCATCCGGCTCAAGCTCAACCCGCTGCGCGAGGTCATCGCCGGAAAAAGGCTGATCGTGGTGGATGATTCCATCGTCCGCGGCAACACGCAGCGCGCCCTGATTCGCATGCTGCGCGAGGCCGGCGCCGCCGAAGTCCATGTGCGCATCGCCTCCCCGCCGGTGAAATGGCCCTGCTTCTACGGCATCGACTTTGCCAGCCCCGGGGAGCTGATTGCCAACTCCGGGGACTCTGCCGACGACGCCGATATTGCCAACCACATCTGCACCGCCATCGGCGCGGACTCCCTGGCGTTCGTCTCCGTCGAGCAGATGATCGAGGCCACCGAGCAGCGCCCAGAACAGCTGTGCGCCGCCTGCTTCGACGGCAACTACCCGCTCGGGCTGCCCGCCGGAAACAGCAACGCCGAGCTCGTCGCCCAACTCCAAGCAACCCCCGCCGACCGTTAA
- a CDS encoding sterol carrier family protein: MDTPNTPNAQLAGLADWAREPQQHPHPDRAVLAAAVRASVRRLAEVAPGKSVEVRVPPFVAVQCIDGPRHTRGTPPNVVEMDPWTWVRLALGIESFAAALARGGVDASGARAGEVAHWLPIGH; encoded by the coding sequence ATGGACACCCCGAACACCCCGAACGCCCAGCTTGCGGGACTCGCGGACTGGGCGCGCGAACCCCAGCAGCATCCCCACCCCGACCGGGCCGTGCTCGCCGCGGCGGTGCGGGCCAGCGTGCGCCGGCTCGCCGAGGTCGCCCCGGGCAAATCCGTGGAGGTGCGGGTACCGCCGTTTGTGGCCGTGCAGTGCATCGATGGGCCCCGCCACACCCGCGGAACCCCGCCCAATGTGGTGGAGATGGACCCGTGGACGTGGGTGCGCCTGGCACTGGGAATAGAGAGTTTTGCTGCCGCCCTGGCCCGCGGCGGAGTCGACGCGTCCGGCGCGCGCGCCGGGGAGGTGGCGCACTGGCTGCCCATTGGTCATTAG
- a CDS encoding acyl-CoA thioesterase: MTPPAAPSRPHEVTLRFMAAPTDIVLAGSHGVGGGRVLEWIDKAAYACATQWSATYCVTAYVGHIHFTRPIPSGHLVEVRSRIAMTGTSSMHIVNEVLSADPREGVFSRACDCLVIFVAMDPTTGRPTQVPTFVPRTPEQERVLDAARSRIELRRAIEEEMARQTYAGPSDAPRLITRFLAKPTDVNWGGKVHGGTAMEWIDEAGTACTMEFSGEHTVAVYAGGIRFYQPICIGDLIEVDARLMRTDARSMQMSIHVRAGDAHRGRAELETAIHASVTYLALDVDGQPLPARPFVPVTPEDQRLAEHATVLRELRAEYSPRPLITPRRAQYLD; this comes from the coding sequence ATGACACCACCAGCAGCGCCGTCCCGCCCGCACGAGGTCACCCTACGTTTCATGGCCGCGCCCACGGATATTGTGTTGGCCGGTTCGCATGGGGTGGGTGGCGGCCGGGTCTTGGAGTGGATTGATAAGGCCGCCTACGCGTGCGCGACGCAGTGGTCCGCCACGTATTGCGTCACCGCCTATGTGGGCCATATTCACTTCACCCGGCCTATTCCCTCGGGCCACCTGGTGGAGGTGCGCTCGCGCATCGCTATGACGGGGACGTCGTCGATGCACATCGTCAATGAGGTCCTGTCCGCCGACCCGCGGGAGGGCGTGTTTAGCCGCGCCTGCGATTGCCTGGTCATCTTCGTGGCCATGGATCCCACCACGGGCCGGCCCACGCAGGTGCCCACCTTTGTGCCCCGCACCCCGGAGCAGGAGCGGGTCCTCGACGCCGCCCGGTCGCGCATTGAGCTGCGCCGGGCCATCGAGGAGGAGATGGCGCGCCAGACCTACGCGGGCCCGTCCGACGCCCCGCGGCTGATCACCCGCTTTTTGGCCAAGCCCACGGACGTCAACTGGGGCGGCAAGGTCCACGGCGGCACCGCGATGGAGTGGATCGATGAGGCGGGCACGGCGTGCACGATGGAATTCTCCGGGGAGCATACCGTGGCGGTGTATGCCGGGGGGATCCGCTTCTACCAGCCGATCTGCATCGGCGATCTCATCGAGGTGGATGCTCGACTCATGCGTACCGACGCCCGTAGCATGCAGATGTCCATCCACGTGCGCGCCGGCGACGCTCACCGCGGCCGGGCCGAGCTGGAAACCGCCATCCACGCCTCGGTGACGTACCTGGCCCTCGACGTGGATGGCCAGCCGCTGCCGGCCCGCCCATTCGTCCCCGTCACCCCCGAGGATCAGCGCCTGGCCGAGCACGCCACCGTGCTGCGTGAGCTGCGCGCCGAGTACTCCCCCCGCCCATTGATCACACCTAGGCGTGCCCAATATCTGGACTAG